A window from Lagopus muta isolate bLagMut1 chromosome 5, bLagMut1 primary, whole genome shotgun sequence encodes these proteins:
- the SLC29A3 gene encoding equilibrative nucleoside transporter 3, with protein MHPVGSSFPPDEEPLIEEPSVNRASQPKPSDHLNGAYVIFFLLGIGSLLPWNFFITAKHYWAYKLQNCSEQAEPAPSDLQDYFESYISIASTVPSVLCLVGNFLLVNRVPASIRILSSLFIMLSIFLVITVLVKVDTSSWTTCFFALTIGCVVVISGASTIFTSSILGLSSRFPMRNSQALLAGQAMGGTISAVASVIDLAAAADVTDSALAYFLTADIFLVVCIMVYLLLPRLEYSRYYMGSHWEHPSLVTSPSSPMEDEAEPGGPEHSLPHSTTIPPLRPILHKTAALGFCLFYVFFVSIIIFPSLSSSIQSVHQTSGNLWATKYFVPLTSFLLYNFADWCGRQITTWIQAPGPNSRLLPVLVLLRTIFLPLFILSNYQPRAHIRTVLFNCDIYPVVFTTLLGLSNGYLGTLALIYGPKIVSKELAEAAGVVMSFYLVLGLAMGSACSVLVVHLI; from the exons ATGCACCCAGTGGGCAGCAGCTTTCCCCCAGATGAAGAGCCGCTGATCGAGGAGCCCTCAGTGAACAGAGCCAGCCAGCCGAAGCCAAGCGACCACCTCAATGGGGCTTATGTGATCTTCTTCCTTCTGGGCATCGGGTCGCTGCTGCCATGGAACTTTTTCATCACGGCCAAGCACTACTGGGCATATAAGCTTCAGaactgctcagagcaggcagAACCGGCCCCCTCTGACCTGCAG GATTACTTTGAGAGTTACATCTCCATCGCTTCGACCGTGCCCTCGGTGCTGTGCCTGGTTGGAAACTTCCTGCTGGTCAACAG ggtACCTGCCAGCATCCGTATCCTGTCCTCCCTCTTCATCATGCTGTCCATCTTCCTGGTGATCACAGTGCTGGTGAAGGTGGATACGTCCTCCTGGACCACCTGTTTCTTCGCTCTCACTATTGGCTGCGTGGTGGTGATCAGCGGTGCCTCCACCATCTtcaccagcagcatcctgggCCTGAGCAGCCGCTTCCCCATGAGGAACTcacaggcactgctggcag GACAGGCCATGGGAGGCACAATCAGTGCAGTCGCCTCCGTCATCGACCTGGCAGCAGCGGCCGACGTGACTGACAGTGCTCTGGCCTACTTCCTCACGGCGGACATCTTCCTCGTAGTCTGCATCATGGTGTACCTCCTGCTGCCCCGCCTGGAGTACTCCAG GTATTACATGGGGAGCCACTGGGAGCACCCATCGCTGGTCACGTCGCCCAGCAGCCCCATGGAGGATGAAGCAGAGCCAGGAGGCCCAGaacacagcctgccccacagcaccaccATCCCTCCACTGCGCCCCATCCTGCACAAGACTGCCGCCCTTGGCTTCTGCCTCTTCTATGTGTTTTTTGTCTCCATCATCATTTTCCCTTCGCTCTCCTCCAGCATCCAGTCTGTCCACCAGACCTCGGGCAACCTGTGGGCCACCAAGTACTTTGTGCCTCTGACAAGCTTCCTGCTGTATAACTTTGCTGACTGGTGCGGGCGGCAGATCACCACCTGGATCCAGGCGCCTGGCCCCaacagcaggctgctgcctgtCCTCGTTCTCCTCAGGACCATCTTCCTCCCACTCTTCATCCTCTCCAATTACCAGCCCCGGGCCCACATAAGGACGGTGCTCTTCAACTGCGACATCTACCCAGTGGTGTTCACCACACTGCTGGGTCTCAGCAATGGCTACTTGGGGACGCTGGCCCTTATCTATGGCCCCAAGATCGTGTCCAAGGAGCTGGCCGAGGCAGCGGGGGTGGTGATGAGCTTTTATCTGGTCCTGGGGCTGGCCATGGGCTCTGCATGCTCAGTGCTGGTGGTGCACCTCATCTAG